One Aquarana catesbeiana isolate 2022-GZ linkage group LG06, ASM4218655v1, whole genome shotgun sequence genomic region harbors:
- the LOC141147999 gene encoding olfactory receptor 1468-like, translated as MENYTTSSEFHLLFFPFVSGKRLLLFIVFLLLYLTGVLMNCTIIIVIYHSQHLHTPLYIFLCNLSTIDILYTTVNVPKLLDMLLFDHNTVSFNQCFTQLFFFGGCASIEDILLFTMAYDRYVAICKPLHYHSVFSGEHCIKLIIGIWVSGYFNSLLFTITASQMSFCESTIVEQFFCEPKALLKIACTGTELFYILCIELFVFGICPFSCTVISYMKIIRVILHIKSKEGRWKTLNTCSSHLSVISVFYGTVLSMYMMPQASNLVGLEQALTVLFTAVVPVINPLIYSLPNKEIKRALIKFVSIKKMLRCFRMF; from the coding sequence ATGGAAAACTATACAACGTCTTCAGAATTCcatcttctttttttccccttcgTATCTGGAAAAAGACTACTGCTTTTCATTGTGTTTCTTCTTTTATATCTTACTGGTGTCCTAATGAATTGTAcgattattattgttatatatcaCAGCCAGCACCTACACACTCCTTTATATATATTTCTCTGTAACTTGTCTACTATAGATATCTTGTACACCACTGTCAATGTCCCCAAACTTCTTGACATGCTGCTATTTGACCATAATACGGTGTCCTTCAACCAGTGCTTCACTCAGCTGTTCTTCTTTGGGGGGTGTGCCAGCATAGAAGATATCCTTCTTTTCACAATGGCGTACGATCGATATGTTGCTATTTGCAAACCCTTACATTATCACTCTGTGTTCAGTGGAGAACACTGTATTAAGCTCATAATTGGCATTTGGGTTTCTGGATACTTTAATTCCTTGTTGTTCACAATAACTGCCTCACAAATGTCCTTTTGTGAGTCAACCATAGTTGAACAATTCTTCTGTGAGCCCAAAGCTCTCCTAAAGATAGCCTGTACGGGCACTGAATTGTTTTATATACTGTGTATCGAATTATTTGTATTTGGTATTTGTCCATTCTCATGCACTGTCATATCTTACATGAAAATTATCCGCGTCATCTTACACATAAAGTCTAAGGAAGGAAGATGGAAAACCTTAAACACATGTTCATCTCACCTCTCCGTCATCAGTGTTTTTTATGGGACAGTTTTATCTATGTACATGATGCCACAAGCAAGCAACCTTGTTGGGCTGGAACAAGCATTAACTGTTTTGTTTACAGCAGTTGTACCGGTAATAAACCCTCTTATATACAGTCTACCAAACAAGGAAATCAAAAGAGCCTTAATAAAGTTTGTTAGCATAAAAAAAATGTTGAGATGTTTTAGGATGTTCTaa